A region from the Papio anubis isolate 15944 chromosome 6, Panubis1.0, whole genome shotgun sequence genome encodes:
- the TREML1 gene encoding trem-like transcript 1 protein isoform X2: MGPNLLLLLLLGLEGQGIVGSLPEVLQAPVGSSILVQCHYRLQDVKAQKVWCRFSPEGCQPLVSSAVDRRAPAGRQDEEEIHKIGSLAENAFSDPAGSANPLEPSQDEKSIPLIWGAVLLVGLLVAAVVLFAVMAKRKKGNRLGVSGRFLSSRVSGMNPSSVVHHVSDSGLAAELPLDVPHVRLDSPPSFDNTTYTSLPLDPPSGKPSLPAPSSLPTLPPKVLVCSKPVTYATVIFPGGNKGGGASCGPAQNPPNNQTPSS; this comes from the exons ATGGGCCCCAACCTGCTCTTGCTGCTGCTCCTGGGACTAGAAG gTCAGGGCATAGTTGGCAGCCTCCCCGAGGTGCTGCAGGCACCCGTGGGAAGCTCCATTCTGGTGCAGTGCCACTACAGGCTCCAGGATGTCAAGGCTCAGAAGGTGTGGTGCCGGTTCTCGCCGGAGGGGTGCCAGCCCCTGGTGTCCTCAGCTGTGGATCGCAGAGCTCCAGCGGGCAGGC AGGATGAAGAAGAGATCCATAAGATTGGCAGTCTGGCTGAGAACGCATTCTCAGACCCTGCAGGCAGTGCCAACCCTTTGGAACCCAGCCAGGATGAGAAGAG CATCCCCTTGATCTGGGGTGCTGTGCTCCTGGTAGGCCTGCTGGTGGCAGCGGTGGTGCTGTTTGCTGTGATGGCCAAGAGGAAAAAAG GGAACAGGCTTGGTGTCAGTGGCCGATTCCTGAGCAGCAGAGTTTCAGGCATG AATCCCTCCTCAGTGGTCCACCACGTCAGTGACTCTGGACTGGCTGCTGAATTGCCTTTGGATGTACCACACGTTAGACTTGACTCACCACCTTCATTTGACAATACTACCTACACCAGCCTACCTCTTGATCCCCCATCAGGAAAACCATCACTCCCAGCTCCATCCTCATTGCCCACTCTACCTCCTAAGGTCCTGGTCTGCTCCAAGCCTGTGACATATGCCACAGTCATCTTCCCGGGAGGGAACAAGGGTGGAGGGGCCTCTTGTGGGCCAGCCCAGAATCCACCTAACAATCAGACTCCATCCAGCTAA
- the TREML1 gene encoding trem-like transcript 1 protein isoform X1, protein MGPNLLLLLLLGLEGQGIVGSLPEVLQAPVGSSILVQCHYRLQDVKAQKVWCRFSPEGCQPLVSSAVDRRAPAGRRTFLTDLGGGLLQVEMVTLQEEDAGEYGCMVDGARGPQILHRVSLNILPPEDEEEIHKIGSLAENAFSDPAGSANPLEPSQDEKSIPLIWGAVLLVGLLVAAVVLFAVMAKRKKGNRLGVSGRFLSSRVSGMNPSSVVHHVSDSGLAAELPLDVPHVRLDSPPSFDNTTYTSLPLDPPSGKPSLPAPSSLPTLPPKVLVCSKPVTYATVIFPGGNKGGGASCGPAQNPPNNQTPSS, encoded by the exons ATGGGCCCCAACCTGCTCTTGCTGCTGCTCCTGGGACTAGAAG gTCAGGGCATAGTTGGCAGCCTCCCCGAGGTGCTGCAGGCACCCGTGGGAAGCTCCATTCTGGTGCAGTGCCACTACAGGCTCCAGGATGTCAAGGCTCAGAAGGTGTGGTGCCGGTTCTCGCCGGAGGGGTGCCAGCCCCTGGTGTCCTCAGCTGTGGATCGCAGAGCTCCAGCGGGCAGGCGTACGTTTCTCACAGACCTGGGTGGGGGTCTGCTGCAGGTGGAAATGGTTACCCTGCAGGAGGAGGATGCTGGCGAGTATGGCTGCATGGTGGATGGGGCCAGGGGGCCCCAGATTTTGCATAGAGTCTCTCTGAACATACTGCCCCCAG AGGATGAAGAAGAGATCCATAAGATTGGCAGTCTGGCTGAGAACGCATTCTCAGACCCTGCAGGCAGTGCCAACCCTTTGGAACCCAGCCAGGATGAGAAGAG CATCCCCTTGATCTGGGGTGCTGTGCTCCTGGTAGGCCTGCTGGTGGCAGCGGTGGTGCTGTTTGCTGTGATGGCCAAGAGGAAAAAAG GGAACAGGCTTGGTGTCAGTGGCCGATTCCTGAGCAGCAGAGTTTCAGGCATG AATCCCTCCTCAGTGGTCCACCACGTCAGTGACTCTGGACTGGCTGCTGAATTGCCTTTGGATGTACCACACGTTAGACTTGACTCACCACCTTCATTTGACAATACTACCTACACCAGCCTACCTCTTGATCCCCCATCAGGAAAACCATCACTCCCAGCTCCATCCTCATTGCCCACTCTACCTCCTAAGGTCCTGGTCTGCTCCAAGCCTGTGACATATGCCACAGTCATCTTCCCGGGAGGGAACAAGGGTGGAGGGGCCTCTTGTGGGCCAGCCCAGAATCCACCTAACAATCAGACTCCATCCAGCTAA
- the TREML1 gene encoding trem-like transcript 1 protein isoform X3, translating into MGPNLLLLLLLGLEGQGIVGSLPEVLQAPVGSSILVQCHYRLQDVKAQKVWCRFSPEGCQPLVSSAVDRRAPAGRRTFLTDLGGGLLQVEMVTLQEEDAGEYGCMVDGARGPQILHRVSLNILPPEDEEEIHKIGSLAENAFSDPAGSANPLEPSQDEKSIPLIWGAVLLVGLLVAAVVLFAVMAKRKKESLLSGPPRQ; encoded by the exons ATGGGCCCCAACCTGCTCTTGCTGCTGCTCCTGGGACTAGAAG gTCAGGGCATAGTTGGCAGCCTCCCCGAGGTGCTGCAGGCACCCGTGGGAAGCTCCATTCTGGTGCAGTGCCACTACAGGCTCCAGGATGTCAAGGCTCAGAAGGTGTGGTGCCGGTTCTCGCCGGAGGGGTGCCAGCCCCTGGTGTCCTCAGCTGTGGATCGCAGAGCTCCAGCGGGCAGGCGTACGTTTCTCACAGACCTGGGTGGGGGTCTGCTGCAGGTGGAAATGGTTACCCTGCAGGAGGAGGATGCTGGCGAGTATGGCTGCATGGTGGATGGGGCCAGGGGGCCCCAGATTTTGCATAGAGTCTCTCTGAACATACTGCCCCCAG AGGATGAAGAAGAGATCCATAAGATTGGCAGTCTGGCTGAGAACGCATTCTCAGACCCTGCAGGCAGTGCCAACCCTTTGGAACCCAGCCAGGATGAGAAGAG CATCCCCTTGATCTGGGGTGCTGTGCTCCTGGTAGGCCTGCTGGTGGCAGCGGTGGTGCTGTTTGCTGTGATGGCCAAGAGGAAAAAAG AATCCCTCCTCAGTGGTCCACCACGTCAGTGA
- the TREM2 gene encoding triggering receptor expressed on myeloid cells 2, whose product MEPLRLLILLFATELSGAHNTTVFQGVEGQSLQVSCPYDSMKHWGRRKAWCRQLGEKGPCQRVVSTHNLWLLSFLRRRNGSTAITDDTLGGTLTITLRNLQPHDAGFYQCQSLHGSEADTLRKVLVEVLADPLDHRDAGDLWVPGESESFEDAHVEHSISRSLLEGEIPFPPTSVLLLLACIFLIKILAASALWAAAWHGQKPGTHPPSEPDCGHDPGHQLQTLPGLRDT is encoded by the exons ATGGAGCCTCTCCGGCTGCTCATCTTACTCTTTGCCACAG AGCTGTCTGGAGCCCACAACACCACAGTGTTCCAGGGCGTGGAGGGCCAGTCCCTACAGGTATCCTGCCCTTATGACTCCATGAAGCACTGGGGGAGGCGCAAGGCCTGGTGCCGCCAGCTGGGCGAGAAGGGCCCATGCCAGCGCGTGGTCAGCACGCACAACTTGTGGCTGCTGTCCTTCCTGAGGAGGCGGAATGGGAGCACAGCCATCACAGATGATACCCTGGGCGGCACTCTCACCATTACACTGCGGAATCTACAACCCCACGATGCGGGCTTCTACCAGTGCCAAAGCCTCCATGGCAGTGAGGCTGACACCCTCAGGAAGGTCCTGGTGGAGGTGCTGGCAG ACCCCCTGGATCACCGGGATGCTGGAGATCTCTGGGTCCCCGGGGAGTCTGAGAGCTTCGAGGACGCCCATGTGGAGCACAGCATCTCCAG GAGCCTCTTGGAAGGAGAAATCCCCTTCCCACCCACTTCCGTCCTTCTCCTCCTGGCCTGCATCTTTCTCATCAAGATTCTAGCAGCCAGCGCCCTCTGGGCTGCAGCCTGGCATGGACAGAAGCCAGGGACACATCCACCTAGTGAACCGGACTGTGGCCATGACCCAGGGCACCAGCTCCAAACTCTGCCAG GGCTGAGAGACACGTGA